In Meriones unguiculatus strain TT.TT164.6M chromosome 17, Bangor_MerUng_6.1, whole genome shotgun sequence, a single window of DNA contains:
- the LOC110540141 gene encoding olfactory receptor 5AC1-like, with the protein MIKENQTLLTEFVLTGLTDQPQLQVPLFLVFLIVYLITMVGNLGLIALIWKDPYLHTPMYLFLGSLAFADACASSSVTPKMLVNFLSMDHKTLLFECFTQFYFFGSSATTECFLLSVMAYDRYVAICNPLLYPVVMSNSLCLQFIHVSYIVGFLHSAIHVGLLVRLKFCKSNIIHYFYCEILQLFKISCIDPTVNVLLVLIFSAFIQGFTFMTIIVSYLYVLFAILKTKSEKGRHKAFSTCSAHLLSVSLFYGTLFLMYVRPGSGSGSGENRDKMYSLFYTIIIPFLNPFIYSLRNKEVIAALRRKMK; encoded by the coding sequence TCACAGATCAACCCCAGCTACAGGTGCCACTCTTCCTGGTTTTCCTCATCGTCTACCTCATCACCATGGTGGGCAACCTTGGACTGATCGCTCTCATCTGGAAGGACCCTTACCTTCATACTCCCATGTACTTATTCCTGGGGAGCTTAGCCTTCGCTGATGCATGCGCTTCATCCTCTGTGACCCCCAAGATGCTTGTCAATTTTTTATCTATGGATCACAAAACACTCTTGTTTGAGTGCTTCACccagttttatttctttggttcAAGTGCAACGACAGAGTGTTTCCTCCTATCAgtgatggcctatgaccgctatgtggccatatGCAACCCTTTGCTTTATCCAGTGGTGATGTCTAACAGCCTCTGTTTGCAATTTATACATGTCTCATATATTGTTGGTTTTCTACATTCAGCAATTCATGTGGGCTTGTTGGTGAGATTAAAATTTTGCAAATCCAACATCATACATTATTTCTACTGTGAAATTTTGCAGTTATTCAAAATTTCCTGCATTGATCCTACAGTTAATGTCCTCCTGGTTttaatattttcagcttttataCAAGGATTTACTTTTATGACTATTATCGTCTCATACCTGTATGTTCTTTTTGCCATCCTGAAAACGAAGTCTGAGAAGGGCAGACACAAAGCGTTCTCAACCTGCAGTGCCCACCTGCTCTCTGTGTCTTTGTTCTATGGCACTCTCTTCCTCATGTATGTGCGCcctgggtctgggtctgggtcaGGTGAAAATAGGGATAAAATGTATTCTTTATTTTACACAATAATAATTCCTTTTCTAAATCCTTTTATATACAGTCTGAGGAACAAAGAGGTAATAGCTGCcttgagaagaaaaatgaaataa